The window ACACATGTATTATAAgagttaattaaaagaaaaaaaaattaaatataaaagttaaaatatttgagaactttgaatatataagaaaaaaaataatgatttattgtaatgaaaatgttttttatcttttaaatttaaacaaataatttaaataaaaaaacaaactttaattttgaaaattttgaaattaaattgtAAGTTTATTGGtgaaattaatataaatttattactacattatttgtaattattacattaagatattatataaaatttaataaaatagaaaaactcataaaattacTTGTTGTTGCCCTACTCCATCCATCCATGGCCCACCCCGTTTCTAAAGTTTGAAGAGTAAATTCTTAACATAGAGGCAAGTATGCTAAGGATTCTTAACTTTGATTCTACATTAATTGATCTTTCTAAGCAATTTCTGCTATATATTGTAACCCATCAAATTATGTTCGATTTAGACCTtagttttgatgttttgaaacattatatatttatattttaaacttTTGATCTATTTTTAAGGTCAAAATTAAATTGGTTTCCTCAGTTCTTAAACCTAACCAAAGCAAATCATAATTTAGTTTTTGGATTTGTTCTTGATTTCTTAATCTTTTGTTGgtttgatttagggtttttgaccgaaaaaacaatttcaatttcaaaccgAGTAAACCAAACCAAAGAAACATAAAAATTCATAAACTAAACCGACTTCCGCTCTTATTATGTATATTTGAAGCAGATACTTTTTGTGGagaaatttttggttgaaaatttgTAGTCTACTCTTTTGTGACGCATGGGGTCATTAAGTGTCTAAATTTGCCAAATCTTAGATACAACATGTTAGTCTACAACAACTAGACCCTACCGTCGCTAAAAGTCCATCTTCATATGTATCATGGGTTTAATTAACatttaacaaaattaaaaaatacaAATTTGACTGAGAACTATAACACGTAATTAACACATTGACTCTTTAGATTCTACCAAATAACCAAGTCAAAATTCAAATGCTCATTTTAGTAGTATCATGATAAATGCAATAGGGTTTGATAAGTATTCAAATAACCAAGATAACAAATTAAATGtgtatatataaataatttataGTCATGAAATAAAATGACACATATAAAATGAATTTAAAATCCATGAAATCCTTCACCCATTAACTAAAGCCATCAAAGTTTGACTATTAACCGACCGGCATGATTTCCTTATCTCCCCTTGTGTTCCCGTAAGAACATGGGTGCCACCCAACTTAACCATGGCTTGACCAAACTTGGTGGTGAAGTCAGACGAACCAGCAATGGCTGCAACGGTGGACTTACTCAAACCATCCACTGCCAATTCTTGATCAATTTGGAGAACTCCCCTTCGCAACATTATTTGGGTATAGAAAGATTTGTCCACCACTGCGGAGCTAAAAGAGTTCTGATCCAAGTTCGCCTTCCCATCAACCGTAGCATTCCGAGGGCATGTACGCCTAAGAGACGTTAGCAGCGCCAAATCCATCGTCGGATCTGGTTTACCAGAGTTTTCGAAATTATAAAGACGATCTTGAAAAAATGAACAATGAGCAATTCCGATAGTGTGACCACCTATAGAAAACACACCCATTAAGCAAAATGTTATGCAAGAACAAAAAGTATCCATGGAATTGTGAATTACCAAGAAGATAGATCATGTCGGTGGCAGTGAGTCCTTTCGTAGCAAAAGCTTGAATTGCGCTTGACACTGATGAAGAAGGAGATGGAAGAATTTGAGCATCTTTTGCAAGAGACACACGTCCATCCCTTCTTCCTGTTTGTACATTGTATCTACCTCCTCCACTCTACATGCATGTAGAAAGAAAGATTAGTACCGAAGATCTGATGAGATCACTTAA of the Lactuca sativa cultivar Salinas chromosome 6, Lsat_Salinas_v11, whole genome shotgun sequence genome contains:
- the LOC111905469 gene encoding peroxidase 60, translated to MVNNKTVAFVVAIGFIFLNLSGHCYGALQFGFYNGKCRGSDVEDIVRKTVLSKFLVDRTITPALLRMQFHDCFVNGCDASILLDGTNSEKTAPPNLSVRGYDVIDAVKTAVERVCPDVVSCADIIVMATRDAVSLSGGGRYNVQTGRRDGRVSLAKDAQILPSPSSSVSSAIQAFATKGLTATDMIYLLGGHTIGIAHCSFFQDRLYNFENSGKPDPTMDLALLTSLRRTCPRNATVDGKANLDQNSFSSAVVDKSFYTQIMLRRGVLQIDQELAVDGLSKSTVAAIAGSSDFTTKFGQAMVKLGGTHVLTGTQGEIRKSCRSVNSQTLMALVNG